The Knoellia sp. S7-12 region TTGCCGCTCTGCGGGAACCCGTAGTTCGGGGACAGGGCCGTGACACCGTCGATGGACGCAGCAGCCGCCACGAAGTCACCGCCGAAGTCGTCCGCGTCGATCCCACCCAGCCACGGCGACGCACCCGGCTTGCCCACCTGGAGGAAGTCGAAGTTCGTCAGCGCCACGAGCGGGCGCGTCGGTGCGAGGCGGTGCATCGCCATGAGCGAGCCCCAGTCGAACGACTGCACGGTCACCTGCTTGGCGAGTCCGCTGGCCTCGATCTCCTCGTGGACGCGGCGGACGAAGAGCTCGCGCGGAGCTGTCTGCTCGGGCGCACCGGCCTCGACCTTTGTCTCGATGTTGAGGGTGACCTGACGAGCGCGGTGCGCCTTGACGACGTCGAAGACCTCCCTCAGCTCGACGATGCGGGCGCCGTCGACCTGCTCCTGCTGGGGGTGACCTGGCAGCTGCTGGAAGCCACAGTTCAACGTCTGGACCTGGGCGAGAGTGAGGTCCTTGACGTAGTCGCGGACGTAGGGAAACTCGGGGTCACCCGCGAAGGCCGGCCGTGTGTCGGCGCACTTCTGGGCGCTCACCTGGCGGTCATGGGTGACGACGACCTTCTCGTCCTGCGTGATCTGGGTGTCGAGCTCGAGGGTGGTGACGCCGAGCTCGAGCGCCTTCGCAAAGCCCTGTGGCGTGCTCTCGGTCGTGAGGCCGAGCCCGCCGCGGTGTGCCTGCACGTCGAAGTGCGTCTTCTGCGGGAGCACCGTGTTGCCGGTCGGGTGCGGCGGTGAGGCGAGCGCGGGTCCGGCCACGAGGGCGAGTGGCAGACAGGCAGCGGCGACGGTCGCGAGAGTGCGCAGTGAGGTCACGGCCTCGACGCTAGGCCGCACGGGTCGACCAGCGCGCGGCGAACAGATGACGTGGGAGCGAACTCTGTGCCCTTCAGTGCTTGAGCCAAGCGACAGCTTCGTCGATGACTTGCTCCGGAGTGCGACGGATGTCGAGGAAGACACCGCTCTCGTCGGCATCGAGGGCCTCGAGAGTGTCGAGCTGCGACTGGAGCAGCTCTGGAGGCATGAAGTGACCCTTGCGTCCGCCCATGCGCTCACGGATCACTTCCGCGGGTCCGTCGAGGTGGATGAAGTCGAGCGAGTCGAGCCCGCTCCGCAGGACATCCCGATAGGTCCGCTTGAGTGCCGAGCAGGTGATGACCGTCGAGGTTCCCTCCGCCGACTTCTGCTGCATCCAGGCACCGAGCGCTCCGAGCCAGGGCCAGCGATCCTCGTCAGTCAGCGCCGTGCCAGCCTCCATCTTGGTGATGTTGGCCTTGGGGTGGAACTCGTCGGCCTCGGCGAACGCCCACCCCGTCTGCTCGGTGACGCCCTCGGCGATCGTCGTCTTGCCCGACCCTGACACCCCCATGACGATGACGTGTCGCGTGGCCGGGGCCGATGTGCCGGGATTAGGGCTCACAGAACTGCGCTCACGAGCGCCGCGAACGAGAACCCCACGACGCCGATGAGGGTTTCCATCACGGTCCACGTCTTGAGCGTCGTCTTCTCATCCATGCCCAAGAACTTACCCACCAGCCAGAAGCCGGAGTCGTTCACGTGAGAGAGCACCGTCGCACCCGAGGCGATGGCGATGACGAGGCAGGCCAGGTCGACCGATGACAGCCCCGACGTGGCGGCGACGGTCGGCGCCATGAGGCCGGCCGTGGTGGTGAGGGCCACGGTGGCCGATCCCTGCGCGACGCGCAGTGCCGTGGACACGGCGAACGCCGCCACGATCAGCGGGAGGCCGGTTGATTCGAGACTGCCGGCGAGCGCCTCGCCGATGCCGCTGGCTCGCAGCACCCCACCGAACATCCCTCCTGCGCCGGTGACGAGGATGATCGCGCAGACCGGGCCCAGGGCACTGTCAACGATCTTCTCGAGGGTCGCGGCCGAGCGCCCCTCTCGCAGCAGGACCATGGCCACCAGGACGGTGATGAGCAGAGCGACCGGAGTCTGACCAACCATGCGCAGGGCGCTGACCCATGTCGCCTCGCCATCGACGACCCCAGCGGTCGAGAGGGTGTTGAGTCCGGTGTTGAGGAAGATGAGGACGAGGGGAAGCAGCAGGATCGAGAGCACCGTGCCAAAGGTGGGAAGTCGGTGGTCCTCTTCCTGCTCCCCCGCGATGTCGTCGGGCACCGGGATCACGAAGCGCTTCCCCGTCGAGATACCGAAGAGATATGACGCGATGTACCAGGTCGGGATGCCGATGAGGAGGCCGATGATCACGGTGAGGCCGATGTCGGCTCCGAGGAGCTCGCTCGCGGCAACGGGGCCGGGGTGCGGCGGGACGAAGGCGTGCATGACGGCGAACGCACCAGCAGCCGGCAGCGCATAGGTCAGGACCGATCCGCCGAACCGGCGCGCGACGCTGAAGATGATCGGCAGCATCACGACAAGGCCGGCGTCGAAGAAGATCGGGAAGCCGAAGAGCAGCGAGGCCACGCCGAGGGCAAGTGGTGCTCGTTGCTCACCGAAGCGGCGGATGAGGGTGTCGGCGAGGACCTGGGCGCCGCCACTCACCTCGAGCAGCCGCCCGATCATGGCGCCGAGCCCGACGAGCAGAGCCACGTTGGCCAGCGTCGAACCGAAGCCGTCCAGGAGGGTCGGGATGACCTCGGCGAAGGGGATCCGCGTCGCGAGCGCCGTCAGGAAGCTGACGAGCACGAGGGCCACGAAGGCGTGCAGCTTGAACTTCATGATCAGGGTGAGCAGCACCAGCACCGCGATGGCGGCGATGGCAAGCAGGGGTCCGGTTCCGTAGGCCGGTTCGATCTCCGCAGCAGTAAGCACGGCGATCCTCCTCGTCATTGAGTGGATGTGGTGCTCAGGAAAGCGACCATCGCCGTAGCCTGCCCAAAGATATGCTTTTTGGCAAGAACCTTGTGATTAAAGATGGTCATTGACGCGCGGATCGTCGGCGGACAGACTGAGCCGGTGACTCAGTCCCCTCCGGCCCCGACACCGGCGATCCGCCCGTCCAGCCTGCACGGCCAGGTGCTGGCTCGGATCGGCGCCGATCTCGTCGACGGGAAGCTCACCCAGGGCACGGTCGTCACCATGGACTCCCTCGAATCGCAGTACGGCGCCTCCCGCAGCGCCATCCGCGAGGTCGTGCGTGTCCTCGAGTCCATCGGCGTCGCCGTCAGCCGCCGTCGCGTCGGGGTGCGCTTCCTCCCCCAGTCCCAGTGGGAGGCGCTCTCTCCCGTCGTGGTCGCCTGGCGTCTCGATGGTGGGCAGCGCGCCGACCAGCTCCGCGAACTCAGCGAGCTCCGACGCGGCATCGAACCCGTCGCCGCATCACTGGCCGCCCAACGCGCCACCCCGGAGCAGGTTGACGCCATGACCGCGGCAGTTGTCGGCATGTCCGTCACCGGCCCGCGCGGGGACCTCGAGCGATATCTCGAGCACGACGTCGCCTTCCACACGACGCTCCTCGAGGCCAGTGGCAACGCCGCCCTCGCCAGCTTTGCCCCCCTCGTGCACGAGGCCTTGCGAGGCCGCACTGCGCACCATCTCATGCCCACAGTCCCCGAGCCCGACGCCATCCGTTGGCACGTGGAGGTGGCCCAGGCCGTTGCGGCCGGTGAAGCCGTGCGGGCTGAGGCGACGATGCGCCAGATCGTCCATGAGGCCCAGGAGTCCATGTCCGCGGTGCTGGATGAGGAACCGGCAACGCAAGGGTGACCAGACGGCATACCCGGCAGGAAACGTCTCGGCCCCGCCACCGGGAGGGGTGACGGGGCCGAGGACCTGTGGGACCGGGGAACCGGTCTCAGCTCACTGCGTGAGCTTGGACAGGGTCGGGTCGTTGGCGTAGGCCTCCTTGGCGTTCGCCTTGGTGACGATCTGCGGCGCGAGAAGGTTGGCCGGGACAACCTTGACCGTGTTGTTGTAGGACTTCTCGTCGTTGACCGTGGGCTTCTCGCCCTTCTGGAGGGCCTGCACCATCTTGATCGTCTCGGCGACGAGGGCGCGGGTGTCCTTGTTGATCGTGGAGTACTGCTCGCCAGCCATGATCGACTTGATCGACTCGACCTCGGAGTCCTGACCCGTGATGACCGGAACGGGCTTGCCTGCAGCCTTGACCGACGTGATGACCGCACGGGCCAAGGTGTCGTTCGGGGAGAGGACGCCATCGAGCGTTGCGGACGAATAGGACGCGGACAGAAGGGTGTCGGCGCGCTTCTGCGCGTTCTCGGCCTTCCAGCCCTGGGTGACGGCCTGGGTGAACTGGGTCTGCCCGGACACGACCTTGAGGGTGCCGTCGTCGATCTTGGGCTGGAGGACGCTCATCGCGCCATCGAAGAAGACCTTGGCATTGGCGTCATCGGGCGAACCGGCGAAGAGCTCGATGTTGTAGGGACCGGCCGGCTTCTTGGCGGCCATGCCCTCGAGGAGTGCATTGCCCTGCAGCACACCGACCTTGAAGTTGTCGTAGGCGACGTAGTAGTCGACAGCGGCGGTGTTCAACAGGAGACGGTCGTAGGCAATGACCGTCGCTCCCGAGTCCTTCGCGGCCTTGACCTGGGTGCCGAGCTGGGCACCGTCGATCGCGCCGACGACGATGACCTTGGCGCCCTTGGTGACCATGGACTGGATCTGGTTCTGCTGCTCACCTACACCACCGTTGGCGAACTGCACGTCGGCCTTGAAGCCAGCCTTGGCGAGGTCGTCCTTGAAGAGGTTCTCGGCGAGGACCCAGTTCTCGGAGGTCTTCTGCGGGAGGGAGACGCCGATCATGGAGTCGGCGGCGAAGCCACCGGTCGCGCCACTGGCGCCACCACTGGCTGTGTCGGTGGAGGTGTCCTCGTCGGCCCGGCCACAGCCGGTCAGCGCGAGCGCGGCCACGGCGGTGACCGCCATCAGCTTGGTGAGGGAACGCATGTCGTCTCTTTCTTTCGTATGCCGTGACGAACCCGGGGCGGAAACGTCACCTGTTCGGTTGTGATGAGGCGCTTTCAGTTGTGCTGCTGCTGTCCCGGGTGGGGTGTCAGGACTCTTGCTTCACCGTGTCGGAGGTCTCCTGGGTGGCTCGACCGCCGAAGTTCTTCATCATCAGACCGACGAGGGATCGTCGACCCTGCGACTTGTTGTAGACGTCAAAGGCGACGGCCACGAGCAGGACGAGACCCTTGATGATCTGGGTCATGTCCGCGCCGACCCCCAGGAGCTGGAGCCCGTTGTTGAGCACGGCCATGACGAGGCCACCGATGACGGCTCCGACGACCGTGCCGACACCGCCGGTGACCGCGGCGCCACCGATGAAGACGGCCGCGATTGCGTCGAGCTCCCAGCCGACGCCGTCGAACGGGCCGGACGCGTTGGAGCGGGCGACGAACATCATCCCCGCGAGGGAGGCGAGGATCGCCATGTTCATCATGACGAGGAAGTTGACCCGCTTGGAGCGCACACCGGACAGCTCGGCGGCGTGCCGGTTGCCACCGACCGCGTAGACGTGGCGACCGATGATCGTGCGGGTCGAGATGAAGCCGTAGAGCAGGACGAGGCCACCGAGGATGAGCGCCGAGATCGGCAGCGACGTACCCCGGCGACCCGACGCCATGAGGAAGGCGACCGCGAGGATCGCGATGCAGATGAGGGCCAGCCTGATCCAGGTCACGCGAGAGTCCTCGATCACCGCACCGATCTTCTTCTGGTTGCGTCGGTTGCGCACGACCCCGAAGACGATCGCCGCGCAGACGAGCACACCGATGATGATCGTCGGGTTGTTGTAGCCCGTGGCCGGGCCCAGTTCCGGGAGGTAGCCGGCGCCGATCCTCTGAAAGTCCTCGCCGACGGGGACGGTGTTTGACTTGCCGACGTACTGGTTGGCGCCGCGGAAGATGAGCATGCCGGCCAGGGTGACGATGAAGGCGGGGATGCCGACGATCGCGACCCAGAAGCCCTGCCATGCACCGACGACGGCACCGATGCCGAGGCCGAGCAGGATGCCGAGCCACCAGGGGATGCCCCAATCGCGCATGGCGATGGCAACGACGATGCCGGCGAAGGCCGCGATCGACCCGACCGAGAGATCGATGTGGCCGGCGATGATGACGAGGACCATCCCGATCGCCATCACGAGGATGTAGCTGTTGCCCTGGAAGATGTTGATGACGTTGCCGGGGTCGAGCGTCAACCCGTCCGTGAGGAACTGGAAGAGCACGATGAGGAAGACGAGGGCAAAGATCATCCCGAACTGGCGGGTGTCTCCACCGAAGATCTCCTTGAGCTTGTTCATGCTGCGTCCTTCGGGGTGGATTCAGAGGTGGACTTCACAGGGCCGGTCCTGGTCATGAGACGCATGAGCGACTCCTGGTCCGCGTGCTTCTTGTCGAGGACGCCGGTGATCCGGCCCTCACTGATCGTGTAGATGCGGTCGCTCAGGCCAAGCAGCTCGGGCAGCTCGGAACTGACGACGATGACGCCCTTGCCCTCGCTGGCAAGCCGCTGGATGATCCCGTAGATCTCGAACTTCGCGCCGACGTCGATGCCGCGGGTGGGCTCGTCGAGGATGAGCAGGTCGGGGTCGGTGAAGAGCCACTTGGAGAGGACGACCTTCTGCTGGTTGCCACCCGAGAGCTTGGCCACGCCATAGTCGACCGACGGCGCCTTGGTGCGAAGCGCCTTGCGGTAGTCGTCGGCAGCCGTGTGCTCGGCCCTGCGGTCGATGACGAGGTTGTGGGCGATCTTCTTGAGTTTGGCCGAGACCGTCGTCGACTTGATGTCGTCGAGGAGGTTCAGGCCCAGTGATTTGCGGTCCTCGGTGACGTAGCCGATGCCAGCATCGATCGCGGCGGGCACGTTGCGCAGGTCGACCCGCTTGCCGTTGAGCGTCATCTCGCCGCTCATCCAGTTGCCGTAGGAGTGACCGAAGATCGAACGCATCAGCTCCGTGCGCCCCGAACCCATGAGTCCGGCGAAGCCGACGATCTCACCGCGCCGCACGAAGAACTCGGACTGCTTGGCCACGAGCCGGTCCGGCACCTGCGGATGGGACACGGTCCAGTTCCTGACCTCGAACATCACCTCACCGATCTCGGGGGTGTGGTCGGGGAAGCGCGACTCGAGCGAGCGGCCGACCATCCCGCGGATGATGCGGTCCTCGTCGACGGCACCCTCACGCACGTCAAGGGTCTCGACGGTCTCGCCGTCGCGGATGATCGTGATGGCGTCGGCGATCGCCTCGATCTCGTTGAGCTTGTGGCTGATCATGATCGACGTGATGCCCTTGCCCTGCAGGCCGCGGATGAGGTCGAGCAGGTGTCGTGAGTCCTCCTCGTTGAGCGCCGCGGTCGGCTCGTCGAGGATGAGCAGCTGCACGTCCTTGGCCAGGGCCTTCGCGATCTCGACGAGCTGCTGCTTGCCGACGCCGATGTTCTTGATCGGGGTCTCCGGGTCCTCTTCGAGACCGACGCGGGCGAGGAGGTCTCGCGCTCGGTTGTTGGTCTTGACCCAGTCGATCGCGCCGCGCCTGGTCTCCTCGTTGCCGAGGAAGATGTTCTCGGCGATGGAGAGCTCGGGGATGAGGGCGAGCTCCTGGTGGATGATCACGATGCCGGCGTGCTCGGAGTCGCGGATGTTGTTGAACGTGACGTCGGCCCCGTTGAAGCGGATCGTCCCGTCGTAGGTGCCGTGGGGGTGGACACCGGACAGGACCTTCATCAGGGTCGACTTGCCCGCGCCGTTCTCGCCGCAGATGGCGTGGACGTCACCGCGGCGCACCGTGAGGGTGACGTCGGAGAGGGCCTTGACACCAGGAAAGGTCTTGGTGATGGCCGTCATCTCAAGGATGGGCGCAGAACCGGCCACATCGTCTCCTCATCGAGTCGGTCGCCGAGGACCTCGCTGGCCTCGGTGAGCCGATGTTAGACCCGCAACCTGTCTTGTCGCAGCCCTCCCCGAGAGGACGCTCAGCCTTGTCCACTGGACAACGCTAATCGGACAGTTCCGCGCTCGACGGCGTGCGTTCGCGGGCCGCATCGGATGACAGCGCAGTGCGCCCCCGACAGCCCATCGGTCAGTCAGTTGTCGGTTCCGGGTCGTACCAGCCGTGGTGCTCTTGGGTGAGGGCGGCGAACCGGTCACGAAGTCCGCTCTCCACCGGCCCCGACTCGTCCTCGACCATGTCCTCGCGCACGTGGACGCCCCACTCGTGGTCGTCGGCGTTGTCGTCTCCCGCGTGGGCCACCCGCAGGACCCGGACGTCGGTGAAGCCCTCGTCGGACAGCTCGCTCGCGATCTGTTCGGCGGTGGCGCGTTCGGCGAAGAGGAGCAGGTGCTGGGTCACGGCGCCAGTATGCCGCGCGCTCGGGGCCTACTCGGCATTTCAGGGGCGCCAGAGGACGAGAGCCTGCGATGCGGAGCCACCCCCGGGCCGGCGGCGCGGCCGCTCCCCCAGCCGGCTGGCGAGGATCTCGCCACCCGGTCCGACGGAGAACACCCGCGAGCCCCCGGCTGCGGCGATGCGGAGCAGGTCGACTTCTCGGGTCACCTCAGCGACGCGGGCTCGGAGGGCGTTGACCTGGTTCTCGAGCTCGAGGATGCGGGCGATGCCCGGGAGGCTGATGCCCTCCTCCTGGGAGAGGCGTTGCACCTCGCGGAGCAGCTCGACGTCGCGCGCCGAGTAGCGCCGGCCGCCACCTCGCGTGCGTGACGGCGTGACGAGACCGATTCGGTCGTACTGACGCAGGGTCTGGGCGTGCATGCCAGCGAGCTCGGCCGCGACCGAGATGACGAAGACAGCAGCCTCGTCATCCGGTCGCGGCATCCGTTGGCGCGGCGCCATGGTCAGGCCCGAGCCCGGTCAGCGAGCTCAGCCCGCGGGTCCACGCCATCCGCTTCGGCCTGCAGGACCTCGACGGCCTCACGAGCCCTGTCGGACAACGCATTCGGGACGATGACCTGGACCTTGGCCAGCAGGTCGCCGGTCGAGGTCTTGCCCGCGACGCCGCGGCCCTTGACGCGCAGGACGCGACCGGACGGTGTGCCCGGAGCGATGCGCACCTTGACGTTGCTGCCGTCGAGGGTCGGCACGGCGATGGTGGCGCCGAGCGCAGCCTCGGCGAAGGACACCGGGAGGTCGAGTGTGAGGTTGTCGCCGTCACGTCCGAAGACCGGGTGCTTCTCCACCGACACGGCAAGCATGAGGTCACCCGCGGCGGCACCCGGCTCGCCGGGCTGGCCCTTGCCGCGGAGCCGGATCTTCTGACCGTCCCTGACACCAGCAGGGATGCGCGCGTTGATGGTGCGCCCCTCGGCAGTGCGCAGCGTCACGGTCGAGCCCTCGACCGCATCGCGGAACGGGAGTGTCGTGGAGGCCTGCACGTCGGCCCCCTTGCGCGGACCGCGGGGGGCGCCGTATCCGGCATACCCCGCCTGTCCGCGCCCAGCGGAAGCACCGGCAGCGCCACCGAACATCTGCGCCAGCAGGTCGTTGACGTCGGGATCACCGCCACCGCCGGGATAGCCGCCATAGGACGACCCACCGCCGGTGTCGAAGCGCACGCGGGACCCGCCGCCGCCACCGAAGGCGCTGAAGACGTCGTCGAAACCGCCGTTGCCACCCGCACCGCCAGCCGTGAAGCGTGCGCCGCCGTGGGCCATCTGGCGAACGGCGTCATACTCCTCGCGCTGCTTGGTGTCGGACAGCACCGCGTTGGCTTCGCCGATGTCCTTGAACTTCCGCTCGGCAGCCGCATCACCCGGGTTCTTGTCAGGGTGATGCTTGCGGGCGAGCTTGCGGTAGGCCTTCTTGATCGCGGTGGAGTCGGCATCCTTGGGGACGCCGAGGATCGCGTAGAAGTCCTTCTCGAACCAATCCTGACTCGCCATCAGCGCCTCCTCTCAGACATCGTATGCCGTTGCGAGACAACGGTGCTCGTGTTGAACCACACCGTCCGCTCACACCGTGTCATTCAGGATCGGCGACGGCCACCCGCGCGGGGCGGAGGACCTGGTCGCCGGTGCGGTAGCCGGGCTGGAGCACCTGAACCACCGTGGTGGCCGTCGCGTCGGTGGGCAGCTCCGGGTTGGAGGCGTCCCACGCGGCGTGCATCAGGGCCTCGTGCTGCATCGGGTCGAAGGTCTCACCGACGCCGCCGAAGCGGGTCAGCCCGAACTTGCCGAGGCTGGCCTCGAGCTTGTCGGCGATCGCCGCGAACGGACCGTCGGTGAGGTCGCCGTGATTGCGCGCCAGCTGGATGTCATCGAGCACTGGGAGCACCGACTCCAGGACGTCACGCACCGCTCGCTCCTGGACACTCGCCCGGTCACGATCGACACGCCGCTTGTAGTTGACGTACTCCGCATTGAGTCGCTGGAGGTCATCGAGCCGCTGCGCCGCGAGCGCCGTGTCGGGGTGCTCGGTGCTGTCATCGACCGCGGGCGCCGGAGCGAACGCGGGGGTGGTGGCCCCGGCCTGCGCCGGGGCCACCTCCTCACCGTCGTTGATCGACTCGGTGTTGATCGCGTCAGACTCGGTGTCCTCGGCAGTCGCGTCAGCGGCCGTCTCCGACTCCTCATCAACGATCTCGCCGTCGAAGACCTCGCCCTCACCCGGCATACGAGCGTCTGTCACTTCTTGTCCTGGTCGGTGTCGTCGTCCTCGACGACCTCGGCGTCCACGACGTCCTCATCGGACGCAGCGTCGTCGGCCGGGGCGCCTTCGGTGCCCTCGCCCGTCGAACCGTCGCCGGACTCACCCTGCTCGGCCGCCGCGGCATACATGGCAGCCCCCATCTTCTGGGACTCCTCGTTGAGGGTGTCGATCTTGGACTGGATGTCCTCGCGCGACGTCTCTGCCTCGGGCTTGAGGGCGTCCTTGAGGGCGACGAGCGCCTCGTCGACGGGCTTGCGGGCGTCGTCGCTGAGCTTGTCACCGGACTCGGCGAGGAACTTCTCGGTCGAGAAGACGAGGGACTCGGCCTGGTTGCGGGTCTCGGTCTCCTCGCGGCGAAGCTTGTCCTCGTCGGCGTGGGCCTCGGCGTCCTTGACCATGCGCTCGATCTCCTCCTTGGACAGCGCGCTGCCGCCCGAGATGGTGATCTTCTGCTCCTTGCCGGTGCCACGGTCCTTGGCCGTCACGTGGACGATGCCGTTGGCGTCGATGTCGAAGGTGACCTCGACCTGCGGGACGCCACGCGGGGCGGGCGCGATGCCGGAGAGCTCGAACGTGCCGAGCGCCTTGTTCTGCTGAGCGATCTCCCGCTCACCCTGAAAGACCTGGATGAGAACGCTGGGCTGGTTGTCCTCAGCGGTCGAGAACACCTCGGAGCGCTTGGTCGGGATCGCGGTGTTGCGCTCGATGAGCTTGGTGAAGAGCCCACCCTTGGTCTCGATGCCGAGCGAGAGCGGCGTGACGTCGATGAGGAGGACGTCCTTGCGCTCACCCTTGAGGACACCGGCCTGGAGGGCAGCGCCGAGCGCCACGACCTCGTCGGGGTTGACACCCTTGTTGGGGTCCTTGCCACCGGTGAGTTCCTTGACGAGTGACGTCACGGAGGGCATGCGGGTCGAGCCACCGACGAGGACCACGTGGTCGATGTCGGCGACGTTGATGCCGGCGTCCTTGATGACGTTCTGGAACGGCTGCTTGGTGCGGTCGAGCAGGTCCTTGGTCATCTGCTCGAACTGCGCGCGGGTCAGCGTCTCGTCGAGGTGGATCGGGCCGTTCTCGCTCATCGAGAGGTACTGCATCGAGATGTTGGTCGAGCTGGCCGAGGAGAGCTCCTTCTTGGCCTGCTCGGCGGCGTCGCGCAGACGCTGCATCGCGATCTTGTCCTTGGACAGGTCGACACCGGTGTTGTTCTTGACGATGGTGAGGAGGTGCTGGACGACGCGGTCGTCCCAGTCGTCACCACCAAGCTGGTTGTCACCGCTGGTCGCGCGGACCTGGATGGTGGCGAAGCCGTCCTCCGGGTCCTTGCCGACCTCGAGGAGGGACACGTCGAAGGTGCCACCACCGAGGTCGAAGACGAGGATGAGCTCGTCCTCCTTGCCCTTGTCGAGGCCGTAGGCCAGGGCCGCAGCGGTCGGCTCGTTGACGATCCGCAGGACGTTGAGGCCCGCGATCTCGCCGGCCTCCTTGGTGGCCTGACGCTCGGCGTCGTCGAAGTAGGCGGGGACGGTGATGACCGCGTCGGTGACGGGCTCACCGAGGTAGGCCTCGGCGTCGCGCTTGAGCTTCTGGAGCGTGCGGGCGCTGATCTCCTGCGCGTTGTACTTCTTGCCGTCGATGTCCTCGCTGCTCCAGTCGGTGCCGATGTGGCGCTTGACGGAGCGCAGTGTGCGGTCGGCGTTGGTCACGGCCTGACGCTTGGCGATCTCTCCGACGAGGACCTCTCCGCCCTTGGTGAAGGCGACGACCGACGGGGTCGTGCGCCCACCTTCGGAGTTCGCGATGATCGTGGGCTCGCCACCCTCGAGGACGGCGACTGCTGAGTTGGTGGTTCCGAGGTCGATACCGACTGCACGGGCCATGGTGGGGTTCTCCTTGACGTAGGGAGTTGAGTTGCTTTCACTCAAGTTAGGACGGTGTATGCCGTATGGCAAATCCGTGCTTCCAAACTTGCGTTCACTCGACTCAACTCTTGACCCCGGCTCGTTGTTCCCCCGCACGAAAACTGATCTCCGCCCTCTTGGTCGACTCGTGGATTTCGTAGGCACGGACCTCTGCGAGTCAGGCCAGAACCCCAGCCTGCGATGGCAGGGTGAAGACCATGACTCACGAACAAGGTCCTCGATTCACCGGCTCGCGGGTCCTCATCACCGGGGGCGCGCACGGCATCGGCCGGGCGTGCGCGCAGCGGCTAGCCGACGAGGGGGCTCGCGTCGGGGTGACCGACCTCGACATCGCGACGGCTCGCGAGGTGGTCACGGCCCTCGGTGGCCCGAGCGACGAGCACCTCGCGGTCGAGCTGGACGTCACCGACGACGACTCCGTCCGAGCCGGCCTCGCGACCGTGGCTGATCGCCTCGGTGGCCTCGACGTCCTGGTCAACACCGCCGGTGGGGGTGTCCCGCACGACGACTTCGAGCAGGTCGGCGACGACATGTGGTCCCAGGTGCTGGAGCTCAACCTGATGAGCGCAGTCCGCTGCATCCGCGCGGCGCTGCCCCACCTCCGCCGCAGCGAGAACCACCCGGCGATCGTCTCGGTGAGTTCGGTCAACGCGCTGCTCGCGCTCGGGGGCGAGCCCTACTCGGCGGCAAAGCTGGGGCTGCTGTCGCTCACCCAGAACCTTGCCGCCCAGCTCGGCCCGGCCGGCATTCGGGTCAACGCGGTGGTGCCGGGCACCATCCGCACCCGCGTCTGGGACAACCAGGAGGGTGGCGCCGACCGGATGGTGCCGTTCTATCCGTTGGGTCGGGTGGGCGAACCCGATGACATCGCTGCCGCAGTCGCGTTCCTCGCGTCCCGCGATGCGAGCTGGATCACCGGCCACGCGCTCCCGGTGGACGGCGGACTGCTCACCGGGCACCGCAAGGTCTGATCCTCAGATCTGATGGTGCCTTCACCGGCTTGGTATGGGTCAGGTCGTC contains the following coding sequences:
- a CDS encoding GntP family permease, whose product is MTRRIAVLTAAEIEPAYGTGPLLAIAAIAVLVLLTLIMKFKLHAFVALVLVSFLTALATRIPFAEVIPTLLDGFGSTLANVALLVGLGAMIGRLLEVSGGAQVLADTLIRRFGEQRAPLALGVASLLFGFPIFFDAGLVVMLPIIFSVARRFGGSVLTYALPAAGAFAVMHAFVPPHPGPVAASELLGADIGLTVIIGLLIGIPTWYIASYLFGISTGKRFVIPVPDDIAGEQEEDHRLPTFGTVLSILLLPLVLIFLNTGLNTLSTAGVVDGEATWVSALRMVGQTPVALLITVLVAMVLLREGRSAATLEKIVDSALGPVCAIILVTGAGGMFGGVLRASGIGEALAGSLESTGLPLIVAAFAVSTALRVAQGSATVALTTTAGLMAPTVAATSGLSSVDLACLVIAIASGATVLSHVNDSGFWLVGKFLGMDEKTTLKTWTVMETLIGVVGFSFAALVSAVL
- a CDS encoding sugar-binding protein; the protein is MRSLTKLMAVTAVAALALTGCGRADEDTSTDTASGGASGATGGFAADSMIGVSLPQKTSENWVLAENLFKDDLAKAGFKADVQFANGGVGEQQNQIQSMVTKGAKVIVVGAIDGAQLGTQVKAAKDSGATVIAYDRLLLNTAAVDYYVAYDNFKVGVLQGNALLEGMAAKKPAGPYNIELFAGSPDDANAKVFFDGAMSVLQPKIDDGTLKVVSGQTQFTQAVTQGWKAENAQKRADTLLSASYSSATLDGVLSPNDTLARAVITSVKAAGKPVPVITGQDSEVESIKSIMAGEQYSTINKDTRALVAETIKMVQALQKGEKPTVNDEKSYNNTVKVVPANLLAPQIVTKANAKEAYANDPTLSKLTQ
- a CDS encoding gluconokinase, whose translation is MSPNPGTSAPATRHVIVMGVSGSGKTTIAEGVTEQTGWAFAEADEFHPKANITKMEAGTALTDEDRWPWLGALGAWMQQKSAEGTSTVITCSALKRTYRDVLRSGLDSLDFIHLDGPAEVIRERMGGRKGHFMPPELLQSQLDTLEALDADESGVFLDIRRTPEQVIDEAVAWLKH
- the mmsB gene encoding multiple monosaccharide ABC transporter permease, with protein sequence MNKLKEIFGGDTRQFGMIFALVFLIVLFQFLTDGLTLDPGNVINIFQGNSYILVMAIGMVLVIIAGHIDLSVGSIAAFAGIVVAIAMRDWGIPWWLGILLGLGIGAVVGAWQGFWVAIVGIPAFIVTLAGMLIFRGANQYVGKSNTVPVGEDFQRIGAGYLPELGPATGYNNPTIIIGVLVCAAIVFGVVRNRRNQKKIGAVIEDSRVTWIRLALICIAILAVAFLMASGRRGTSLPISALILGGLVLLYGFISTRTIIGRHVYAVGGNRHAAELSGVRSKRVNFLVMMNMAILASLAGMMFVARSNASGPFDGVGWELDAIAAVFIGGAAVTGGVGTVVGAVIGGLVMAVLNNGLQLLGVGADMTQIIKGLVLLVAVAFDVYNKSQGRRSLVGLMMKNFGGRATQETSDTVKQES
- a CDS encoding glycerophosphodiester phosphodiesterase family protein — protein: MTSLRTLATVAAACLPLALVAGPALASPPHPTGNTVLPQKTHFDVQAHRGGLGLTTESTPQGFAKALELGVTTLELDTQITQDEKVVVTHDRQVSAQKCADTRPAFAGDPEFPYVRDYVKDLTLAQVQTLNCGFQQLPGHPQQEQVDGARIVELREVFDVVKAHRARQVTLNIETKVEAGAPEQTAPRELFVRRVHEEIEASGLAKQVTVQSFDWGSLMAMHRLAPTRPLVALTNFDFLQVGKPGASPWLGGIDADDFGGDFVAAAASIDGVTALSPNYGFPQSGKVSDPGFRFYPSEQMVADAHARGLKVIPWTCDDPATMEALIDMGVDGIITDYPDRLRAVLTERGMRLPKAYPAR
- a CDS encoding FCD domain-containing protein, producing MTQSPPAPTPAIRPSSLHGQVLARIGADLVDGKLTQGTVVTMDSLESQYGASRSAIREVVRVLESIGVAVSRRRVGVRFLPQSQWEALSPVVVAWRLDGGQRADQLRELSELRRGIEPVAASLAAQRATPEQVDAMTAAVVGMSVTGPRGDLERYLEHDVAFHTTLLEASGNAALASFAPLVHEALRGRTAHHLMPTVPEPDAIRWHVEVAQAVAAGEAVRAEATMRQIVHEAQESMSAVLDEEPATQG